TGCGGATTCCGGCGAAAACGGACAGCCCTACCGGGAATAAACGGACACCTCCTGGAACCAGGAAAATCCTCAAAGATATTATTGTAGGGTGTCCGTTTATTGTCAATCAATTGAATACATTTTCTTCCTCATCGAGTCTCCATCCAAATCAATTCTATGTGATTTGAATGCAATTCGGTCCATTATTGCATCAGCAATAGTTGGGTCACCAATAGTCTCATGCCAGAGAGCCACCGGGATTTGAGAAACTATGATAGTAGATTTCCTATTGTGACGATCTTCCAATATTTCTAACAGAGCCATTCTTGCTGTAAGATTTAAAGATTCCAGGCCAAAATCATCAAGAATAAGAACGCTATTTTTCATGACTTTATTCAGGTATTTCAAATAGTTTCCTTCCTTTTTGGACATCTCAATTTCTTTAAAAATCCTTGTTGCCGAATGG
Above is a window of Oceanispirochaeta sp. M1 DNA encoding:
- a CDS encoding ATP-binding protein, with product HSATRIFKEIEMSKKEGNYLKYLNKVMKNSVLILDDFGLESLNLTARMALLEILEDRHNRKSTIIVSQIPVALWHETIGDPTIADAIMDRIAFKSHRIDLDGDSMRKKMYSID